TGGCAGAAAGATGTCAGTTTCCTGCGTCTGAAACAGTTGACTATTGCTTACCAACTCCCGAAGAAGTTGATTAATCAAACATTCCTGAAGAGTGCGCGTATTTATGTGATGGGCACCAACCTATTGACATTCTCTAAGTTCAAATTATGGGATCCGGAGTTGAATACCAATAATGGTACTGCTTATCCTAATGTACGTACTTATTCAGTAGGTGTGAATGTAAGTTTTTAATAATAATCAGTTAGCAAGAAGGATATGAAAAATATATTTAAAATAGGAACTTTGGCGCTGTGTTTGGTGGTCGGACTTAGTTCGTGCAATGATTTCTTCGATGCAATCCCCGGTGAACAATATGACTTGGAGGATACGTTTACTAATCGCTCGAAGACAGAACAGTTTTTGAATAATGTGTATAATTATGTGCCCGATGAAACATTAGAACGTTCTGCAAGGAATACGATGTCGGGGATCTGGACAACCGGTTCGTTGGAATGCAAGCTTTCATGGGACGGAAATAATGGTAGCGAATGGGCTTCCGGAGCCACCTATGCAGGTTCCTCATGGATAAACTTTTGGTACATCGAGTATTATAAAGGAATTTCTCGTGCCAGTACATTTATCATGAATGTAGACCGTTGTTTGGAAGCCTCGGCCGCACAACGCAAACAGTGGAAAGCGCAAGCCAGAGCTTTGCGTGCTTTCTATTACTTCATGATTTTCCGTTCCTACGGCCCATTTGTGATTTTGGGGGAAGAACCAATTCCATTGGATATTTCTACTGCTGAACTGCTGAAAGAACGTAATACGGTAGATGAATGTGTGGCTTTTATGGCGAAGGAATTTGATGATGCGGCAAATGAGCTTCCTGATAGATATGACGGATCCAATTTGGGACGTATAGACAGAGCTGCATGTAAAGCTTTCAAAGCGAAAATGTTGTTGTATGCGGCAAGTCCGCTATTCAATTGTAATCCCGATTATGCCGCCATCGTTAATCCGGAAAGTGGCAAGCAACTCTTTCCGCAAGATAAATCGCAGGAAAAAGCGAAATGGGAGGCTGCACGTGATGCTTACAAAGAATTCTTTGATGAATACGGTAACACTTTCTCTTTATATACGGAGAAGACAGCCGATGGAAAGATTGATTTCTATGAATCTTATAGAAAAGTGACATCGGGAGTTTTGTACGGTACAGAGAATAAAGAACAGATTTTCATTCGCTTGGCAGACCATGATTACCGGGCTTACGAAACCACGCCTTATCACAAGGGGTACGATGATAATAATGGTGCTTTGAGAGGTGGTCTGGGATTTGGTGTACCTCAGGAAATGGTGGACTTGTACTTTATGAAAGACGGTCGCCGGATTGTTGACGATACGAACTATAAGGAATATGAGGGGGTACCTTCTAATGAATATTTGGGATGGTCGAGTGACTATACTGACGAAGTAGTTCCTTCCAGAACCTACTTCAAGAGCAATTCGAATCAAACATTGAAACAATGGGCTAATCGCGAACCGCGTTTTTATACGAACATTACATTCCATGGTTCTACTTGGTTGAAGACAGATACTCCGCGTGGAGAAATAACCACAGAACTGACTTATAACGGTAATTCCGGTTATGCTAATGCCAATTGGGATGCCCCTTACACGGGTTATGGTATGCGTAAAATGGCTTCAAAAGAAGGACGTAGCGGGGCTAACAGGCATTGTGCAACTTTGCTT
This sequence is a window from Bacteroides thetaiotaomicron VPI-5482. Protein-coding genes within it:
- a CDS encoding RagB/SusD family nutrient uptake outer membrane protein: MKNIFKIGTLALCLVVGLSSCNDFFDAIPGEQYDLEDTFTNRSKTEQFLNNVYNYVPDETLERSARNTMSGIWTTGSLECKLSWDGNNGSEWASGATYAGSSWINFWYIEYYKGISRASTFIMNVDRCLEASAAQRKQWKAQARALRAFYYFMIFRSYGPFVILGEEPIPLDISTAELLKERNTVDECVAFMAKEFDDAANELPDRYDGSNLGRIDRAACKAFKAKMLLYAASPLFNCNPDYAAIVNPESGKQLFPQDKSQEKAKWEAARDAYKEFFDEYGNTFSLYTEKTADGKIDFYESYRKVTSGVLYGTENKEQIFIRLADHDYRAYETTPYHKGYDDNNGALRGGLGFGVPQEMVDLYFMKDGRRIVDDTNYKEYEGVPSNEYLGWSSDYTDEVVPSRTYFKSNSNQTLKQWANREPRFYTNITFHGSTWLKTDTPRGEITTELTYNGNSGYANANWDAPYTGYGMRKMASKEGRSGANRHCATLLRLADMYLGYAETLSACDQRNEAIKYVNKIRARAGIPGYGAVGTKDDNGFACIPYEDTRDGVDKRIHRERLVELMFEWNHFFDVRRWKVADMAVGDDWIYPKYHRGGEGGPIHGMAFRSDAPAFFEKVVVETRTFLPKHYLFPIPDEDVRRNPKMVQNLGWTTE